The DNA window GGCTGGCTGTTTGGATGTACAGAATTAATAAAAACACAGAGGGAACTAGTACGAACAGAATGCTCGCTACGAACCCTAAGTCATTAACTTGCATGGCAAAGAAGCCTCTCTATATTTTCCAGTCAACAACTTTAGAATAGCATCATCGATGCCCGTGTTAGCCTTATTTTTTTTACTTCTTATGTCACCAATGCTGCTGGCAGGTAAGCTTTAAGGGTTAAGGTTTTGTTACTACACTCACAGGGCCATGTACTAA is part of the Aulosira sp. FACHB-615 genome and encodes:
- the psbM gene encoding photosystem II reaction center protein PsbM, with amino-acid sequence MQVNDLGFVASILFVLVPSVFLLILYIQTASREGKKDS